From the genome of Gracilimonas sp., one region includes:
- the galE gene encoding UDP-glucose 4-epimerase GalE, whose protein sequence is MNVLVTGGAGYIGSHTVLELLNEGHQVIVIDNLSNSSEESLKRVKKITGKDLTFYKEDLLNKNALEDIFSQHNIDSVIHFAGYKAVGESVQKPLQYYDNNITSTLYLCELMKKYEVRNIVFSSSATVYGDPHKVPITEDFPLSATNPYGRTKLFIEYILKDLYKADNSWNIALLRYFNPVGAHKSGLIGEDPNDIPNNLMPFVSQVAVGKLKELSIFGDDYPTSDGTGVRDYIHVVDLAIGHLKALEKLNSSPGLVIYNLGTGKGTSVLEMVNAFEKASGKEVPYKITARRPGDIAACYADPSKAEQELGWTAKRGIEEMCRDSWKWQSENPDGYK, encoded by the coding sequence ATGAATGTATTAGTAACAGGCGGGGCCGGCTACATTGGAAGTCACACGGTCTTGGAATTATTGAATGAAGGCCATCAAGTAATAGTAATCGATAACCTCTCGAATAGCAGTGAGGAATCTCTGAAAAGGGTAAAAAAAATCACTGGTAAAGATCTCACTTTTTATAAAGAGGATCTGTTGAATAAAAATGCTCTGGAGGATATTTTCTCTCAGCATAATATTGATTCAGTGATACATTTTGCTGGCTATAAAGCAGTAGGTGAGTCAGTACAAAAACCCTTGCAGTACTACGATAACAATATCACCAGTACTCTTTATCTGTGCGAGTTAATGAAAAAGTACGAGGTGAGAAATATTGTGTTTTCATCTTCCGCTACCGTATATGGAGATCCCCATAAAGTCCCTATTACAGAGGACTTTCCCCTCTCTGCCACTAACCCTTACGGGCGAACAAAACTATTCATTGAATATATTCTGAAAGATCTATACAAAGCTGACAATTCCTGGAATATTGCTCTTCTCCGTTATTTTAACCCTGTTGGTGCACATAAAAGTGGATTGATTGGAGAAGATCCCAATGACATACCCAATAACTTGATGCCCTTTGTCTCACAGGTTGCGGTGGGTAAATTAAAGGAACTCTCTATTTTCGGAGACGACTACCCTACCTCAGACGGAACCGGAGTCAGGGATTATATTCATGTGGTAGATTTGGCCATTGGTCATTTAAAAGCTCTGGAAAAACTAAACTCAAGTCCCGGACTGGTAATTTATAACCTCGGTACAGGCAAAGGAACCAGTGTTCTAGAAATGGTAAATGCCTTCGAAAAAGCCTCAGGCAAAGAAGTTCCCTATAAAATCACCGCACGCAGGCCAGGAGACATTGCTGCTTGTTATGCCGATCCTTCCAAAGCGGAACAAGAGCTTGGATGGACAGCAAAACGCGGGATTGAAGAAATGTGCAGAGATTCCTGGAAATGGCAATCAGAGAATCCAGATGGCTACAAATAA
- a CDS encoding taurine dioxygenase — MSKNNKLVDFSGLSEMLYGEEKYIKEFAEAAISSFSEFSDHYKKFLLNRDETNFRKAGHKIKPVTQMLGLGQILEEYEYAKTLIWDEKPQEELEASANKVQQICSEVITELEEKI, encoded by the coding sequence TTGAGTAAAAATAATAAATTGGTAGATTTTTCGGGCCTCTCAGAAATGCTCTATGGAGAGGAAAAGTATATAAAAGAGTTCGCGGAAGCAGCTATTTCTTCATTTAGTGAGTTTTCAGATCACTATAAGAAGTTTTTGCTTAATCGTGATGAAACTAATTTCAGGAAAGCAGGGCATAAAATTAAACCTGTAACCCAAATGCTTGGACTGGGGCAAATCCTCGAGGAATACGAGTATGCCAAAACACTTATCTGGGATGAGAAACCGCAAGAAGAATTAGAAGCTTCAGCAAACAAAGTACAGCAAATCTGTTCAGAAGTAATCACAGAATTAGAAGAAAAAATTTAG
- a CDS encoding hotdog domain-containing protein, protein MRFFSRKLIKPQDLNAHGTLFGGSVLSWVDEEAAIYVLCQLGKSNIVTKYMSEINFVNSAKLGEVIEIGMETVKFGRTSITVKCVVRNKFSKDTIISIDKIVFVHLDEFGKPTPHHIKEPVNE, encoded by the coding sequence ATGAGATTTTTTAGCCGAAAGTTAATTAAGCCCCAAGACCTGAATGCCCATGGTACGCTTTTTGGGGGTTCCGTTTTGAGTTGGGTTGATGAAGAAGCCGCCATTTATGTTCTGTGCCAGCTGGGTAAAAGCAATATTGTTACCAAGTATATGTCTGAAATTAATTTCGTGAATTCAGCCAAACTGGGTGAGGTTATTGAGATTGGCATGGAAACTGTTAAATTCGGACGTACTTCCATTACCGTAAAGTGCGTTGTAAGAAATAAATTTAGTAAAGACACCATCATCAGTATCGATAAAATTGTATTCGTTCACCTGGATGAATTTGGAAAACCTACGCCTCACCATATTAAAGAACCCGTTAACGAATAG
- a CDS encoding ParA family protein: MKTIALTNQKGGVGKTTTTINLGAGLAKLGKKVLLIDLDPQANLTYSLRTHSHRLEKTIYHALRGGVNVDDIIIEHNGFDFIPSSLELSGAELELASEPARESLLKDVMKQLEEDYDYDYVLIDCPPNLGLLTLNAFTAVKDIFIVLQSEYLALHGLSKLLDLVKVVQQRLNNKLEVGGIICTLYDSRKNLNKEVVGHIKDYFGPKVFKTIIRDNVALAEAPSHHKTIFEYDGNSAGAQDYFALAKEIKNGH, from the coding sequence ATGAAAACAATCGCATTAACAAATCAGAAGGGCGGAGTTGGTAAAACAACCACAACAATTAATCTTGGGGCAGGGCTTGCAAAATTAGGCAAAAAGGTACTCCTCATAGACCTTGACCCTCAGGCTAATTTAACCTATTCCTTAAGAACACATTCACACCGGCTTGAAAAAACGATTTATCACGCTCTGCGTGGAGGCGTTAATGTGGATGATATCATTATTGAACATAACGGGTTTGACTTCATTCCCTCTTCATTAGAGTTATCTGGTGCAGAACTGGAATTAGCGAGTGAGCCAGCCAGGGAGAGTTTACTCAAGGATGTTATGAAGCAGCTTGAAGAAGATTATGACTACGATTATGTGTTGATCGACTGCCCTCCAAATCTCGGGTTATTAACTTTAAACGCATTTACGGCAGTTAAAGATATTTTCATCGTGCTTCAGTCAGAATATCTGGCATTGCATGGTCTTTCCAAATTGCTTGACTTAGTGAAAGTTGTACAGCAAAGATTGAATAACAAGCTTGAGGTTGGTGGTATTATTTGTACACTGTACGATAGCCGAAAAAATCTTAATAAAGAAGTAGTGGGGCATATTAAGGACTATTTTGGTCCGAAGGTGTTTAAGACCATTATTAGAGATAATGTTGCTCTTGCTGAAGCTCCAAGTCACCATAAAACGATATTTGAATACGATGGTAATAGTGCAGGGGCACAAGACTACTTTGCATTAGCCAAAGAAATAAAAAACGGCCACTAA
- a CDS encoding exodeoxyribonuclease V subunit gamma, which produces MFNTYQSNSLQKLANHFSRVLKPDNDDPLVKPWIIVQNNEIKEWLSLRISEEHGIAGNFRFIFPSEFQWTLYRLFKDEIPQVLPSDLNSMHWLLFEVFSSNPELLKQIPFYSPENDNPKKRFQLCGQLADNFDQYQVYRPEMMESWLQRKFVTKDPNERWQLLIWNQLNEYWVKHKISKELPSRSKSYSELIGWVNDPSHPIWSEIPQNLYVFGLSHLSDPFLKLVSLIGERNNVHLFTLEKPDFGVNERLSKLIEDWSKPRKDQDLLLRETLEQKEIPFELQKLEPNSEQAFPDFKVHSCHNPRREVQVLKDEILRYLDHNPESKASDILVMVPDAEAYSGILETTFSEEEGEPSLPVSRTSVQNYHSAEHTLTELLELLSSAFKTSAVLQFLNHESIRTKFSFSDSDLDLLEDWVLENRIYRGIGDDFNTKYSWQKGLNQILSGFSLDPESLDLYKDLVPYGRISSSEEALLTARFSHFIHTLKTAAEEISEEKKPLEWIEFSVQLISDFLGNEDSNDTQVRKIRILFKKLREQISFTVSDRKVSFGLIKEWLIGQLSAQDSSSGRFGQGITVSSYIPYRSVPFRFIAMLGMNESVFPRKAIRPEFDLIYAEPKPGDRIMKEDDTFLFLETIQAAKDHLHISYRGQDQHSDSIRLPSILVQQLLDAFYDSPEKGILKHSLHPFNKRYFKNDDIRSYSGVNSQLSERMLSGKGTKQSGFIDSKLTSIKSEKLDQIHISDLIYFFTHPSKYILQNGFSISNYSSFKEIVDRESFKLDSLDRYKLDDLLFEALRKEESADKVMKYATASAMIPESLQGSKAFVKEKESISAFVELLKTYTKAEEHSEEISIEVAGIQLYGTIHGLYDNLLVTYRVGRRRADHEVGHWLKHLLLLESGYDIQKSLYLSKEGSEIDVFEISSSDIPKDTITKYMNWFLDDNSVMEKVAFFPQSSKAYAEAIFEGKEVEEAIKKANSKWEITPHKSFAEETDYNNALVWRGCNPIESAAFKENAMRFWEPFLWTQKKDQG; this is translated from the coding sequence ATGTTTAATACTTATCAGTCAAATTCATTACAAAAACTGGCAAATCATTTTTCCAGGGTTTTAAAACCGGATAATGATGATCCTCTGGTAAAACCGTGGATTATTGTTCAGAACAATGAAATCAAAGAGTGGTTATCTCTCCGGATTTCAGAAGAACATGGAATAGCGGGTAACTTTAGGTTTATTTTTCCATCTGAGTTTCAATGGACACTTTATCGGCTGTTTAAAGATGAGATACCGCAGGTGCTTCCCAGCGACCTAAATTCCATGCACTGGTTACTCTTCGAAGTGTTTTCATCTAATCCGGAGCTCCTTAAACAAATCCCTTTCTATAGCCCTGAAAACGATAATCCAAAAAAGAGATTTCAGTTATGTGGTCAGCTAGCAGATAACTTCGATCAATACCAGGTTTACCGGCCAGAAATGATGGAAAGCTGGCTTCAAAGAAAATTTGTTACAAAAGATCCAAATGAACGCTGGCAGCTTTTAATTTGGAATCAACTGAATGAATATTGGGTAAAACATAAAATATCTAAAGAATTACCAAGCCGGTCTAAGTCTTATTCTGAACTTATAGGGTGGGTAAATGACCCAAGTCACCCCATTTGGTCTGAGATACCTCAGAATCTGTATGTATTTGGTTTATCTCACCTCTCAGATCCTTTCTTAAAACTTGTAAGCCTTATTGGAGAGAGGAATAATGTGCATTTATTCACGCTTGAAAAGCCTGATTTTGGAGTAAATGAACGATTATCAAAGCTCATTGAGGACTGGAGTAAACCTAGAAAAGATCAGGATTTGCTCTTGAGAGAAACTTTAGAACAAAAGGAAATTCCTTTCGAATTACAGAAACTCGAACCAAATTCTGAACAGGCATTTCCTGATTTCAAGGTTCACTCTTGCCATAACCCTCGCCGCGAGGTGCAGGTGCTTAAGGATGAAATACTCAGATATCTGGATCATAACCCGGAAAGCAAGGCCAGTGATATTTTGGTTATGGTTCCGGATGCAGAAGCTTATTCAGGTATCTTAGAGACCACGTTTAGCGAAGAGGAAGGTGAGCCTTCATTACCGGTATCACGGACCTCAGTACAAAATTATCACTCTGCTGAGCATACATTGACCGAGCTGCTCGAATTGCTGTCATCCGCTTTTAAGACAAGTGCGGTACTGCAATTCCTGAATCATGAATCTATAAGGACAAAGTTTTCTTTTTCTGATTCCGATTTGGACTTATTGGAAGATTGGGTGCTCGAAAATCGAATTTACAGGGGAATTGGGGATGATTTTAATACAAAATATAGTTGGCAGAAAGGTTTAAATCAGATTCTGTCAGGTTTTAGCCTGGATCCAGAATCTCTGGATCTTTACAAGGATTTAGTGCCTTATGGCCGGATTTCATCTTCTGAGGAGGCTTTATTAACTGCCCGGTTTTCACATTTCATACACACTCTAAAAACAGCTGCTGAAGAGATTTCAGAAGAAAAGAAACCTTTAGAGTGGATAGAATTTTCCGTTCAACTGATCAGTGATTTTCTGGGTAATGAAGACAGCAATGATACTCAGGTTCGAAAAATCCGAATATTATTTAAAAAACTTAGAGAACAGATATCATTCACAGTTTCTGATAGAAAGGTTTCTTTTGGATTAATAAAGGAGTGGCTTATCGGACAGTTGTCTGCTCAGGATTCATCATCCGGACGATTCGGACAAGGAATTACCGTCAGTTCATACATTCCTTACCGGTCGGTTCCTTTCCGTTTCATAGCCATGTTGGGAATGAATGAGAGTGTTTTCCCAAGGAAAGCTATAAGACCCGAATTTGATCTTATTTATGCTGAGCCCAAGCCCGGGGACCGGATTATGAAAGAAGATGATACGTTCTTGTTTCTGGAGACTATTCAGGCAGCAAAGGATCATCTTCATATCAGTTACAGGGGGCAGGACCAACATTCTGATTCCATTCGCCTGCCATCTATTCTTGTGCAGCAACTTTTGGATGCGTTTTATGATTCACCCGAAAAGGGCATACTTAAACATAGCTTGCACCCATTTAATAAGCGATATTTCAAAAATGATGATATTCGGTCGTACTCTGGTGTAAACAGCCAGCTTTCTGAAAGAATGCTAAGTGGCAAAGGTACTAAACAATCTGGATTTATTGATTCTAAACTAACATCCATTAAAAGTGAAAAACTTGACCAGATACATATTTCAGACTTAATATATTTTTTCACTCATCCATCTAAATACATATTACAGAATGGGTTTAGTATTTCAAACTATAGTAGTTTTAAAGAGATTGTTGACCGGGAATCGTTCAAGCTTGATAGTTTAGATCGGTATAAATTAGACGACTTGCTTTTTGAGGCCTTGCGAAAAGAAGAATCTGCTGATAAAGTCATGAAATATGCGACTGCTTCTGCAATGATACCTGAATCCTTGCAAGGAAGTAAAGCCTTTGTCAAGGAGAAAGAAAGTATTTCGGCTTTTGTTGAGTTACTGAAAACCTATACAAAAGCAGAGGAGCATAGTGAAGAGATTTCTATTGAAGTAGCTGGTATTCAATTATATGGTACTATTCATGGATTATATGATAACTTGCTTGTCACTTATCGGGTAGGGCGACGAAGGGCTGACCATGAGGTTGGGCATTGGCTTAAGCATCTTTTATTGTTAGAAAGCGGATATGATATCCAGAAAAGCCTTTATCTCTCAAAAGAGGGTTCAGAAATAGATGTATTTGAAATCTCATCTTCAGATATACCTAAAGATACTATTACAAAATATATGAATTGGTTCCTGGATGATAATTCAGTAATGGAGAAAGTGGCCTTCTTTCCTCAATCTTCAAAAGCATATGCAGAGGCTATTTTTGAAGGAAAAGAAGTGGAAGAGGCTATAAAGAAAGCAAATTCAAAATGGGAAATAACCCCACATAAATCATTCGCTGAAGAAACTGACTATAATAACGCTCTTGTTTGGCGAGGCTGTAACCCTATTGAAAGCGCCGCTTTTAAAGAAAATGCCATGAGATTTTGGGAGCCCTTTCTATGGACGCAAAAAAAGGATCAGGGATGA
- the recB gene encoding exodeoxyribonuclease V subunit beta encodes MDAKKGSGMSQPLNVFEVPLSGISLVEASAGTGKTYNITSLYVRAILEKGLDPSQILVMTYTEAATAELKFRLRNRLKESLQAIINTDKADDNFLQTLINQNYDNAADKLKAAIDHFDEAAVFTIHGFCSRMLSEYSLQFGVSPNFELLTDQSELLQDCVDEYWRSFIRSADSDEYNHLLLDYLTDEGFGPDELKSVVNEILSHPGSKVIPDNYDQKRLYKLLDQFQSKFEDVLGYWEQEGEELEAIYRGDDLNRGVYRKSSEESDWAIFQDWLNNDKAKIWYSDRLEKFGTKLSKSGKKSAPEIQELNILQAIDEYMSLADELKRLKIVFVQESIDQIRQKLKFQKEKDNLLSYNDLLESVEEGLRNDASGKIAERLSQKYPLALVDEFQDTDPTQYGIFRQIYHGRQNTALFMIGDPKQAIYGFRGADIFTYLTAKDDSDESQSYTLSENYRSNSLMIKGVNELFEQSSSPFLIEGLSFQSAQFPSEKEDKSYLRIKNGEVRTPLQAIVLDNEEYTSKNKLSDDIYASVCNEVIELLSGDYTIDGGKVQERDIAILIRKGYQGEEIQQKLREKGLKSVLKSRSSVFSTREADELFLVLKSIQKVSNEAGVRAALATELLGFTAVDIQELLDDEQSWSVIIQKFVNLRELWENQGIEPAIEKLFRMFDIQERLSAYTDAERRITNLVHLSELLGNAQRDQHVQGKSLLKWYYQKQQDDTADSDAEQLRLESDEDLIQISTIHASKGLQYPIVICPFLWDSGADIKKSDILKFHQNGINYIDISQAIPHPDREDYEQLTRKQEMAEEVRLTYVALTRAVAASFVFVPNYNKIETSPLSSILQGLGGNSADFITMKSILEKCNQIEVRPSVGARSSKRDTESGNMSNLKAADFQRKDIFQFPRMLSYSSLAEGGKHPGTAHDYDEIYNAENKAPLTIDKYGFPRGANAGTCLHNIFEDISFESPQNLEQAVDENLDYYGFEELWNKPVQKWIRDTLNMDLGKPRLSLSSIKDSDVLKEMEFFFPVDNLKPEELWKLIRGEGIETSNIEQASGFLKGFIDLIFRVGDQYFILDYKSNYLGDTQADYSPDKLDQAMKDAGYDLQYHIYTVALHRFLQKRIKGYEYNENFGGVLYLFLRGVEQNKPGSGVFFDKPDFGLINQLDDYFNQGGGRP; translated from the coding sequence ATGGACGCAAAAAAAGGATCAGGGATGAGTCAGCCTTTGAACGTGTTTGAAGTTCCTTTGAGTGGTATTAGCCTGGTAGAAGCCAGTGCCGGTACAGGTAAAACATATAACATTACCTCATTATATGTGCGGGCCATCTTGGAAAAAGGGCTTGATCCGTCTCAGATCTTGGTTATGACTTATACGGAAGCTGCGACAGCAGAATTGAAGTTTAGGTTGCGGAACAGGCTTAAGGAATCCTTACAGGCAATAATTAACACGGATAAAGCGGATGATAACTTCCTCCAAACGCTTATAAATCAGAATTATGACAATGCAGCGGATAAGTTAAAAGCTGCAATAGATCATTTTGATGAAGCAGCGGTATTTACAATTCATGGTTTTTGTAGTCGCATGCTCTCCGAATACAGCCTTCAGTTTGGTGTTTCTCCCAATTTTGAACTGCTTACCGATCAATCAGAATTACTGCAGGATTGTGTAGATGAGTACTGGCGTTCTTTTATAAGGTCTGCAGATTCGGATGAATACAATCACCTTTTGCTGGATTATCTTACAGATGAAGGTTTTGGTCCGGATGAGTTAAAGTCTGTTGTAAATGAAATACTTAGCCACCCTGGATCAAAGGTTATACCTGACAATTATGATCAAAAAAGGTTATATAAGCTTCTTGATCAATTTCAATCTAAATTCGAGGACGTGCTTGGATATTGGGAGCAGGAAGGAGAAGAGCTTGAAGCAATTTATAGGGGTGATGACTTAAACAGGGGTGTTTATAGGAAGAGTTCAGAAGAAAGTGACTGGGCTATTTTTCAGGATTGGCTAAATAATGATAAAGCAAAGATCTGGTATTCTGATCGTCTTGAAAAGTTTGGTACAAAACTGAGTAAATCTGGGAAGAAGTCAGCACCCGAAATCCAGGAATTAAACATATTACAGGCTATTGATGAGTATATGTCTCTTGCCGATGAACTGAAGAGACTTAAAATTGTATTTGTACAGGAATCAATAGATCAAATAAGACAAAAGTTAAAATTCCAAAAAGAAAAAGATAATCTACTATCATACAATGATTTACTGGAATCAGTGGAAGAAGGTCTTAGGAATGATGCATCGGGTAAAATAGCAGAACGACTGAGTCAAAAGTATCCGCTTGCTTTGGTAGATGAGTTCCAGGATACGGACCCTACTCAGTATGGAATCTTCCGTCAGATTTATCATGGGAGACAAAATACAGCTCTGTTTATGATTGGAGATCCCAAGCAGGCAATCTATGGCTTTCGGGGGGCTGATATATTTACTTATCTGACAGCGAAAGATGATTCCGATGAATCACAATCATACACGTTAAGCGAAAATTATCGTTCTAACAGCTTGATGATAAAGGGTGTTAATGAGTTATTTGAACAATCATCTTCTCCTTTTCTAATTGAAGGCCTCTCGTTTCAATCAGCTCAGTTTCCTTCCGAAAAAGAAGACAAATCTTATTTGAGGATAAAAAATGGTGAAGTCAGAACACCACTTCAGGCAATCGTTTTAGATAATGAGGAATATACTTCCAAGAATAAGCTTAGTGACGATATATATGCTTCAGTTTGTAATGAAGTTATCGAATTATTGTCGGGCGACTATACTATTGATGGTGGGAAGGTTCAGGAAAGGGATATAGCCATTCTTATCAGGAAGGGATATCAGGGAGAAGAAATACAGCAAAAATTACGTGAAAAGGGACTAAAGAGCGTGTTAAAGTCTCGTAGCAGTGTTTTTTCAACCCGTGAAGCGGATGAACTATTCCTCGTACTCAAATCGATACAAAAGGTAAGTAATGAAGCGGGAGTCAGGGCTGCTTTAGCAACAGAACTCTTAGGCTTTACAGCAGTGGATATTCAAGAACTGCTGGATGATGAACAATCCTGGTCAGTTATTATCCAAAAATTTGTAAACCTGAGAGAACTTTGGGAAAATCAGGGCATTGAACCTGCTATTGAAAAGCTTTTCCGTATGTTTGATATACAAGAAAGACTTTCGGCTTATACCGATGCAGAAAGAAGAATTACAAACCTGGTTCACCTGTCGGAGTTATTGGGTAATGCTCAAAGAGATCAACACGTACAAGGAAAGTCTTTACTCAAATGGTATTACCAAAAACAACAGGATGACACCGCCGATTCTGATGCTGAACAATTACGGCTGGAGAGTGATGAAGATTTAATTCAGATTTCAACAATACATGCTTCAAAAGGACTTCAATATCCAATCGTTATCTGTCCTTTTTTGTGGGATTCCGGAGCTGATATTAAAAAAAGTGACATTCTGAAGTTTCATCAGAACGGGATTAATTACATAGATATTAGCCAGGCAATTCCTCACCCTGATCGGGAAGACTATGAACAGTTGACCAGAAAACAAGAAATGGCTGAAGAAGTCAGGCTTACCTATGTAGCTTTAACTCGTGCTGTAGCAGCCAGCTTCGTATTTGTGCCCAATTATAATAAGATTGAGACATCACCTTTATCTTCCATATTGCAAGGCTTGGGAGGTAATTCAGCTGATTTTATCACTATGAAGTCTATTCTGGAAAAGTGCAATCAAATAGAAGTCAGGCCGTCAGTTGGAGCTCGTAGCAGTAAAAGAGATACTGAATCAGGAAATATGTCAAATCTTAAAGCTGCTGATTTTCAAAGAAAAGACATATTTCAGTTCCCAAGAATGTTGAGTTACTCATCACTTGCAGAGGGAGGAAAGCATCCAGGTACAGCCCATGATTATGACGAGATATACAATGCTGAGAATAAAGCGCCACTTACTATCGATAAGTATGGGTTTCCACGGGGAGCAAATGCAGGAACCTGTTTACATAATATTTTTGAAGATATCTCATTCGAGTCTCCTCAAAACCTGGAGCAGGCAGTAGATGAAAATCTGGATTATTATGGATTTGAAGAATTGTGGAATAAGCCTGTTCAAAAGTGGATCAGAGACACCCTTAATATGGATTTAGGAAAACCCCGCCTCAGTCTGTCATCTATTAAGGATTCTGATGTTCTTAAAGAGATGGAATTCTTTTTTCCTGTAGATAATCTTAAGCCTGAGGAATTATGGAAGCTAATCAGAGGTGAAGGAATAGAAACTTCTAATATTGAACAGGCCTCAGGATTTCTGAAGGGATTTATAGATCTGATTTTTCGCGTTGGGGATCAATATTTTATTCTGGATTATAAATCAAACTATCTCGGAGATACTCAGGCTGATTATTCACCAGATAAACTTGATCAGGCTATGAAGGATGCTGGCTACGATCTCCAGTATCATATTTATACAGTGGCTCTTCACCGGTTTCTGCAAAAAAGGATAAAGGGTTACGAGTACAATGAAAACTTCGGAGGAGTTCTATATCTCTTTTTACGAGGAGTTGAACAGAATAAACCAGGAAGCGGAGTTTTCTTTGATAAACCAGACTTTGGGTTGATAAACCAGCTGGATGACTATTTTAATCAGGGAGGTGGTCGGCCATGA
- the recD gene encoding exodeoxyribonuclease V subunit alpha gives MNVLDYLEKLLSEEIISILELEFVRFLKNISSEENDQVLLAAAACIFAQQNGHVCLDFSEWNDEYLFGDSKSEIQLTDSLKDTWRKELEKSSLVSPGEELQPLVLEGDRLYLHRFWKYEEELCNWLKQKSSPSYELKEDQVEAIQSVLPPAKDLFEINWQHVAVQLSFLKDLIVISGGPGTGKTFTVLNIILAHVKVHSKQELRIALSAPTGKAARRLAESIESGKKNLSQEVLSDIDIPDTAMTVHKLLGSDFRGSTFKFNEENHLPYDLIVVDEASMLDINMWVRLTRAIGPKTKLIVLGDKDQLASVEAGSILGDVCGGDNSFSGSVAKSIQKIQGVDIPVSDSLPLINDCIIFLTKSFRFGSNSGIQKFAEAVNESNADKAISVLKNPELKGLYWVEPDSERIEEVLKNYALLHYQEYSKQSEQKRLDASNKKKILCALRRGPFGVEYVNERAELLIRRDQGILGSQEWYEGRIVMATKNDSILKIRNGEIGIYQDKKEIVQFEGEQTAEVSKARLKDYEPAYAITIHKSQGSEFNEVAIIFPNQINTILSKEILYTAVTRARLSTLIIVKENILRKIIGRSVSRKSGIKQKIWG, from the coding sequence ATGAATGTACTTGATTACCTAGAAAAGCTTTTATCAGAAGAGATCATATCGATCCTGGAATTAGAATTCGTTCGCTTTTTAAAAAACATAAGCAGTGAAGAAAATGATCAGGTACTTCTGGCGGCAGCGGCCTGTATTTTTGCTCAGCAAAACGGGCATGTGTGTTTAGACTTTAGTGAATGGAATGACGAGTATTTGTTTGGAGACTCAAAATCAGAGATTCAATTAACAGACTCTTTAAAAGATACATGGCGAAAAGAGTTAGAAAAAAGCAGTTTGGTAAGTCCAGGGGAAGAGTTACAGCCACTGGTATTGGAAGGTGATAGGCTATATCTGCACCGCTTTTGGAAGTATGAGGAAGAGTTATGCAACTGGCTTAAGCAGAAGTCATCACCAAGTTACGAACTTAAAGAAGATCAGGTTGAGGCTATTCAATCGGTGTTACCACCCGCTAAAGATCTTTTCGAGATAAACTGGCAGCACGTTGCGGTTCAACTCAGTTTCTTAAAAGATTTGATTGTCATTTCCGGTGGGCCGGGGACAGGTAAGACATTCACTGTTTTGAATATTATTTTAGCTCATGTAAAGGTCCATTCAAAGCAAGAACTTCGGATAGCACTTTCAGCCCCGACTGGGAAGGCTGCTCGCAGGTTGGCCGAATCGATAGAAAGTGGAAAGAAAAATCTAAGTCAAGAGGTTCTTTCGGATATCGATATCCCCGATACAGCTATGACTGTTCACAAATTACTCGGTTCTGATTTCAGAGGAAGTACTTTTAAATTTAATGAAGAAAACCACCTTCCTTATGACTTGATAGTAGTAGATGAAGCTTCAATGCTGGATATCAATATGTGGGTAAGGCTGACAAGAGCTATAGGGCCAAAAACAAAATTGATAGTTCTCGGAGATAAAGATCAGCTTGCTTCAGTTGAAGCGGGGTCAATTCTTGGAGATGTATGCGGTGGTGATAATTCCTTTTCTGGTTCTGTCGCAAAATCCATTCAAAAGATACAGGGGGTAGATATCCCTGTTAGTGATTCCCTGCCACTGATTAACGACTGTATAATATTTTTAACCAAAAGTTTTCGTTTCGGGAGTAATAGTGGTATTCAGAAGTTCGCTGAAGCTGTAAATGAGTCAAATGCTGATAAGGCAATATCAGTTCTGAAGAATCCGGAGCTAAAAGGACTTTATTGGGTTGAACCGGACAGTGAAAGAATTGAAGAGGTACTAAAAAATTACGCTCTGCTGCATTACCAGGAATATAGTAAGCAGTCAGAGCAAAAAAGATTAGATGCATCAAACAAGAAAAAAATCCTCTGTGCGCTCAGGAGAGGGCCTTTTGGAGTAGAATATGTTAATGAGAGAGCTGAGCTTTTAATACGGAGAGATCAGGGTATATTGGGATCTCAGGAATGGTATGAAGGGCGAATTGTGATGGCTACAAAAAACGATTCAATACTAAAAATCAGGAATGGTGAGATTGGTATCTACCAAGATAAAAAAGAGATTGTGCAATTTGAAGGGGAGCAAACGGCTGAAGTATCTAAAGCCCGACTGAAAGATTATGAACCCGCTTATGCTATAACTATTCATAAAAGCCAGGGTTCTGAGTTCAATGAAGTGGCAATAATATTTCCAAATCAAATAAATACAATACTTTCGAAAGAGATTCTTTATACAGCTGTAACAAGAGCAAGGCTGAGCACTCTTATCATTGTTAAAGAAAACATTCTTAGAAAGATAATAGGACGTTCCGTTTCAAGAAAAAGTGGTATAAAACAAAAAATTTGGGGTTAG